One window of Cryptosporangium phraense genomic DNA carries:
- the glgB gene encoding 1,4-alpha-glucan branching protein GlgB — MTIQPDMSVSRIELDQLIRGEHHNPHGVLGVHRLESGGWVVRTLRPEAAAVTLVSGDERREMTRIHDGGVFAVDFAEQPGDYRLEVRYDHGPGHGAHVTDDPYRWLPTLGEVDLHLISEGRHERLWDVLGAHLRHYGTPGGMVSGVSFAVWAPNARGVRVTGDFTFWDGRGLPMRSMGSSGVWELFVPDVGVGARYKFQILGPDGHWREKADPLAFATEVPPATASVVTESSFEWSDAEWVATRDQGGWHAKPVSVYEVHLGSWKQGLSYRQLADELVEYVTNLGFTHVEFLPVAEHPFGGSWGYQVTGYYAPTSRFGVPDDFRYLVDRLHAAGIGVLVDWVPAHFPKDAFALARFDGTPLYEPADPRRGEHPDWGTYVFDVGRNEVRNFLVANALYWLEEFHVDGLRVDAVASMLYLDYSRKDGEWLPNEYGGRENLDSVKFLQELNATVYRHHPGTMMVAEESTSWPGVSRPTHVGGLGFGFKWNMGWMHDTLDYLSRDPIHRQYHHHQMTFSLVYAWSENFVLPLSHDEVVHGKGSLYGKMPGDRWRKLAQLRALYAYMWAHPGKQLLFMGGELAQEGEWSQDRSLDWWALENPDHAGVQKLVGDLNRVYRESPALWTQDVDPAGFSWIDANDAASNVFSFLRHGADGSVLACVANFAGHPHHDYRIGLPLVGTWDEVVNTDSDLYGGSGVGNLGEVVAEARPWHGEPASASVTLPPLGVIWLRPSASAAASAAAPASSSEAAAPVESGPGAAAGRDPGADPGVVPGTPSGSEED, encoded by the coding sequence ATGACCATTCAGCCCGACATGTCAGTGAGCCGGATCGAGCTGGATCAGCTGATCCGCGGCGAGCACCACAACCCCCACGGTGTTCTGGGCGTCCATCGCCTGGAGAGCGGCGGCTGGGTGGTCCGGACGCTGCGGCCGGAGGCCGCCGCGGTCACGCTGGTCAGCGGCGACGAGCGCCGGGAGATGACCCGGATCCACGACGGCGGGGTCTTCGCGGTGGACTTCGCCGAGCAGCCGGGCGACTACCGGCTCGAGGTGCGGTACGACCACGGTCCGGGGCACGGCGCGCACGTCACCGACGACCCCTACCGCTGGCTGCCGACGCTCGGCGAGGTCGACCTGCACCTGATCAGCGAGGGCAGGCACGAACGGCTCTGGGACGTCCTCGGTGCCCACCTCCGGCACTACGGGACGCCCGGCGGAATGGTCTCCGGCGTCAGCTTCGCGGTGTGGGCGCCCAACGCCCGGGGCGTCCGGGTCACCGGTGACTTCACGTTCTGGGACGGCCGCGGCCTCCCGATGCGCTCGATGGGCTCCAGCGGCGTCTGGGAGCTGTTCGTGCCCGACGTCGGCGTCGGCGCCCGGTACAAGTTCCAGATCCTCGGCCCGGACGGGCACTGGCGGGAGAAGGCCGACCCGCTGGCCTTCGCGACCGAAGTGCCGCCGGCCACCGCCAGCGTCGTCACCGAGTCGTCGTTCGAGTGGAGCGACGCCGAGTGGGTGGCCACGCGCGACCAGGGTGGCTGGCACGCCAAGCCGGTCAGCGTCTACGAGGTGCACCTGGGCTCGTGGAAGCAGGGGCTCTCCTACCGGCAGCTGGCCGACGAGCTGGTCGAGTACGTCACGAACCTCGGCTTCACCCACGTCGAGTTCCTGCCGGTCGCCGAGCACCCGTTCGGCGGCTCGTGGGGCTACCAGGTCACCGGCTACTACGCCCCCACCTCCCGGTTCGGCGTCCCCGACGACTTCCGGTACCTGGTCGACCGGCTGCACGCCGCCGGCATCGGCGTCCTCGTCGACTGGGTGCCCGCCCACTTCCCCAAGGACGCGTTCGCGCTGGCCCGCTTCGACGGGACGCCGCTCTACGAGCCGGCCGACCCGCGCCGCGGCGAGCACCCCGACTGGGGCACCTACGTCTTCGACGTCGGCCGCAACGAGGTGCGCAACTTCCTGGTCGCCAACGCGCTCTACTGGCTCGAGGAGTTCCACGTCGACGGCCTCCGGGTCGACGCGGTGGCCTCGATGCTCTACCTGGACTACTCACGCAAGGACGGGGAGTGGCTGCCGAACGAGTACGGCGGCCGGGAGAACCTCGACTCGGTGAAGTTCCTGCAGGAGCTCAACGCCACCGTCTACCGGCACCACCCGGGCACGATGATGGTCGCCGAGGAGTCGACGTCGTGGCCCGGCGTCAGCCGCCCCACCCACGTCGGCGGGCTGGGCTTCGGGTTCAAGTGGAACATGGGCTGGATGCACGACACGCTCGACTACCTCAGCCGCGACCCGATCCACCGCCAGTACCACCACCACCAGATGACGTTCTCGCTGGTCTACGCGTGGAGCGAGAACTTCGTCCTGCCGCTGTCGCACGACGAGGTCGTGCACGGCAAGGGCTCGCTCTACGGGAAGATGCCCGGCGACCGCTGGCGCAAGCTGGCCCAGCTCCGGGCGCTGTACGCCTACATGTGGGCCCACCCCGGCAAGCAGCTGCTGTTCATGGGCGGCGAGCTCGCGCAGGAGGGCGAGTGGTCGCAGGACCGCTCGCTCGACTGGTGGGCGCTCGAGAACCCCGACCACGCGGGCGTCCAGAAGCTCGTCGGTGACCTCAACCGGGTCTACCGGGAGAGCCCGGCGCTGTGGACCCAGGACGTCGACCCGGCCGGTTTCTCGTGGATCGACGCCAACGACGCGGCGAGCAACGTCTTCTCGTTCCTGCGTCACGGCGCCGACGGGTCGGTGCTGGCCTGCGTGGCGAACTTCGCCGGGCACCCGCACCACGACTACCGGATCGGCCTGCCGCTGGTCGGTACCTGGGACGAGGTCGTGAACACCGACTCCGATCTGTACGGCGGGTCGGGCGTCGGCAACCTGGGCGAGGTCGTCGCCGAGGCCCGGCCCTGGCACGGCGAGCCCGCGTCGGCCTCGGTGACGCTGCCTCCGCTGGGCGTGATCTGGCTACGCCCGTCCGCGTCGGCTGCTGCGTCGGCCGCGGCGCCTGCGTCGTCCTCCGAGGCCGCAGCGCCGGTCGAGAGCGGACCGGGCGCGGCCGCGGGCCGGGACCCCGGAGCGGACCCGGGAGTTGTTCCTGGCACCCCCTCCGGCTCCGAGGAAGACTAA
- a CDS encoding maltokinase N-terminal cap-like domain-containing protein, whose protein sequence is MTALVTHAEALTGLLSSWLPKQRWFGDKQSHIDDVSVVKADTWFDDLPSGGPRLDHVVVGVASGGRVERYQLLVGLRRGELPERLDHARIGPVEDLVAYDAAHDLDLTGEIRDLIAANKDVGGVRFRHEPGAVIDTDLASRPISAEQSNTSVVFGGEYIMKLFRKLDRGVSPDLELHRALRSVGSEHIAELYGAIEGELQDAPVTYGLLQKFFANTADGWAMATASVRDLINEPETPIAELGSDFSTEACRLGQAVAAVHRDLVTALGTEVVPVDRLDSVVAGMNARLDAVLRRVSGLAPFEPGIRRVFAEVADHGEPVIVQRIHGDLHLGQVLRTLQGWVLIDFEGEPARPLPERVAKMSPLRDVAGMLRSFDYAAHHLLVGHVEAEEIDPSVDERVVEWADRNRAAFIEGYAKDGITLADPEANPALLRALELDKAVYEVAYEYDNRPSWVDIPLRSIARLATT, encoded by the coding sequence ATGACAGCGCTGGTCACGCATGCCGAAGCCCTCACCGGCTTGCTCTCCTCGTGGCTACCGAAACAGCGATGGTTCGGCGACAAGCAGAGCCACATCGACGACGTGTCGGTCGTGAAGGCCGACACGTGGTTCGACGACCTGCCGTCCGGCGGCCCCCGCCTCGACCACGTCGTGGTGGGGGTGGCCTCCGGCGGGCGGGTCGAGCGGTACCAGCTGCTCGTCGGGCTGCGCCGCGGCGAGCTGCCGGAACGGCTCGACCACGCCCGGATCGGTCCGGTCGAGGATCTCGTCGCCTACGACGCGGCCCACGACCTCGACCTGACCGGGGAGATCCGCGACCTGATCGCGGCGAACAAGGACGTCGGCGGCGTGCGGTTCCGGCACGAGCCGGGCGCCGTCATCGACACCGACCTGGCCAGCCGGCCGATCTCGGCCGAGCAGAGCAACACCTCGGTGGTGTTCGGCGGCGAATACATCATGAAGCTGTTCCGGAAGCTCGACCGGGGCGTCAGCCCCGACCTCGAGCTGCACCGGGCGCTGCGCAGCGTCGGCAGCGAGCACATCGCCGAGCTGTACGGCGCGATCGAGGGCGAGCTGCAGGACGCGCCGGTCACCTACGGCCTGCTGCAGAAGTTCTTCGCGAACACCGCCGACGGCTGGGCGATGGCCACCGCGTCGGTGCGCGACCTGATCAACGAGCCCGAGACGCCGATCGCCGAGCTCGGCAGCGACTTCTCCACCGAGGCCTGCCGCCTCGGTCAGGCAGTCGCCGCGGTGCACCGCGACCTGGTGACCGCGCTGGGCACCGAAGTGGTGCCGGTCGATCGGCTGGACAGCGTCGTCGCCGGGATGAACGCCCGGCTGGACGCCGTGCTGCGCCGGGTGAGCGGGCTGGCTCCGTTCGAGCCCGGCATCCGCCGGGTCTTCGCCGAGGTCGCCGACCACGGCGAGCCGGTCATCGTCCAGCGCATCCACGGTGACCTGCACCTGGGTCAGGTACTGCGGACGCTGCAGGGCTGGGTGCTCATCGACTTCGAGGGCGAGCCCGCCCGTCCGCTGCCGGAGCGGGTCGCGAAGATGTCGCCGCTGCGTGACGTCGCCGGGATGCTCCGCTCGTTCGACTACGCAGCCCACCACCTCCTCGTCGGGCACGTCGAGGCGGAGGAGATCGACCCGTCGGTCGACGAGCGGGTCGTCGAGTGGGCCGACCGGAACCGGGCCGCGTTCATCGAGGGCTACGCGAAAGACGGCATCACGCTCGCCGACCCGGAGGCCAACCCGGCGCTGCTGCGCGCGCTCGAGCTCGACAAGGCCGTCTACGAGGTGGCCTACGAGTACGACAACCGGCCGAGCTGGGTCGACATCCCCCTCCGCTCGATCGCCAGACTCGCGACTACCTGA
- the treS gene encoding maltose alpha-D-glucosyltransferase: protein MTISLPHPPRLRAHTPERTVEDAAAHPHTADGHLVEPQSESYKHARQMPLDPEWYKRAVFYEVLIRAFYDSSGDGTGDLQGLTAKLDYLAWLGVDCLWLPPFYDSPLRDGGYDISDFRAVLPEFGTLEEFVTFLDEAHKRGIRVITDLVMNHTSDQHLWFQESRRDPEGPYGDFYVWSDDDSKYADARIIFVDTESSNWTYDPVRGQFYWHRFFSHQPDLNFENEAVQEAMLDVLRFWLDLGIDGFRLDAVPYLFEEEGTNCENLPRTHEFLKRCRKVVEDEYPGRVLLAEANQWPADVVEYFGDPSVGGDECHMAFHFPLMPRIFMAVRRQSRFPISEILAQTPDIPEGAQWGIFLRNHDELTLEMVTDEERDYMYTEYAKDPRMRANVGIRRRLAPLLDNDRNQIELFTAMLLSLPGSPVLYYGDEIGMGDNIWLGDRDGVRTPMQWTPDRNAGFSVCDPGRIYLPVIMDPIYGYQVTNVEAQLGASASLLHWTRRMIEIRQQHPAFPLGSFTDLGGSNPTVLAYVREYVGPDGEHDVVICVNNLSRFPQPVELDLGRFRGCTPVELTGRVHFPPIGELPYLLTLPGHGFYWFQLTPHEERG from the coding sequence ATGACCATCTCACTGCCTCACCCGCCCAGACTGCGCGCCCACACCCCGGAGCGCACCGTCGAAGACGCCGCCGCGCACCCGCACACGGCCGACGGGCATCTCGTCGAACCCCAGTCCGAGAGCTACAAGCACGCGCGTCAGATGCCGCTCGACCCCGAGTGGTACAAGCGCGCGGTCTTCTACGAGGTCCTGATCCGGGCCTTCTACGACTCGTCCGGCGACGGCACCGGCGACCTCCAGGGCCTGACCGCGAAGCTCGACTACCTGGCCTGGCTGGGCGTCGACTGCCTGTGGCTGCCGCCGTTCTACGACTCGCCGCTGCGCGACGGCGGCTACGACATCAGCGACTTCCGCGCGGTGCTGCCGGAGTTCGGCACGCTCGAGGAGTTCGTGACGTTCCTCGACGAGGCCCACAAGCGCGGGATCCGCGTGATCACCGACCTGGTCATGAACCACACGTCGGACCAGCACCTGTGGTTCCAGGAGTCGCGGCGCGACCCGGAGGGCCCGTACGGCGACTTCTACGTCTGGAGCGACGACGACTCGAAGTACGCCGACGCCCGGATCATCTTCGTCGACACCGAATCGTCGAACTGGACCTACGACCCGGTGCGCGGGCAGTTCTACTGGCACCGGTTCTTCAGTCACCAGCCCGACCTGAACTTCGAGAACGAGGCCGTCCAGGAGGCCATGCTCGACGTCCTGCGGTTCTGGCTCGACCTCGGGATCGACGGTTTCCGGCTCGACGCGGTGCCCTACCTCTTCGAGGAGGAGGGCACGAACTGCGAGAACCTGCCGCGCACCCACGAGTTCCTCAAGCGGTGCCGCAAGGTCGTCGAAGACGAGTACCCGGGCCGGGTGCTGCTGGCCGAGGCGAACCAGTGGCCGGCCGACGTGGTCGAGTACTTCGGCGACCCGAGCGTCGGCGGCGACGAGTGCCACATGGCGTTCCACTTCCCGCTGATGCCGCGCATCTTCATGGCCGTCCGCCGCCAGTCCCGGTTCCCGATCTCGGAGATCCTGGCCCAGACGCCCGACATTCCCGAGGGCGCGCAGTGGGGCATCTTCCTGCGGAACCACGACGAGCTGACGCTCGAGATGGTCACCGACGAAGAGCGCGACTACATGTACACCGAGTACGCCAAGGACCCGCGGATGCGGGCCAACGTCGGCATCCGCCGCCGGCTCGCGCCGCTGCTCGACAACGACCGCAACCAGATCGAGCTGTTCACCGCCATGCTGCTGTCGCTGCCCGGCTCCCCCGTCCTCTACTACGGGGACGAGATCGGGATGGGCGACAACATCTGGCTCGGTGACCGGGACGGCGTCCGCACGCCGATGCAGTGGACGCCGGACCGCAACGCGGGCTTCTCGGTCTGCGACCCGGGCCGGATCTACCTGCCGGTGATCATGGATCCGATCTACGGCTACCAGGTCACCAACGTGGAGGCCCAGCTCGGCGCGAGCGCGTCGCTGCTGCACTGGACGCGCCGAATGATCGAGATCCGGCAGCAGCACCCGGCGTTCCCACTCGGGTCGTTCACCGACCTCGGCGGGTCGAACCCGACAGTGCTGGCGTATGTCCGTGAATACGTCGGGCCGGACGGGGAACATGACGTAGTGATATGCGTCAACAATTTGTCGCGGTTCCCCCAGCCGGTCGAGCTGGACCTCGGCCGGTTCCGCGGCTGCACGCCGGTGGAGCTCACCGGCCGGGTGCACTTCCCGCCGATCGGCGAGCTGCCGTATCTGCTGACGTTGCCCGGCCACGGCTTCTACTGGTTCCAGCTCACCCCGCACGAAGAGCGCGGCTAG
- a CDS encoding alpha-1,4-glucan--maltose-1-phosphate maltosyltransferase, protein MTGRFAIEDITPVVAAGSYPARAVVGELMPVSATVFREGHDAVGANVVWTAPDGRRTPFTPMVKGENDRWHASVVPDAPGRWTFVVEAWGDPFETWHHAVEVKVAAGQSAVELANDLETGARLFLKAGRFAPRQRRDELFEAAAALRDTTKPLAERVELGLSLGPAMAERPVRDLVTRSPAFSVWVDRERALYGSWYEFFPRSEGAVVPDAGTDAVGPPVHGTFRTAARRLPAIADMAFDVVYLPPIHPIGRVNRKGKNNTLTPTPDDVGSPWAIGASEGGHDAIHPQLGTFDDFDAFVARTRELGMEVALDLALQCAPDHPWVTEHPEWFTTLPDGTIAYAENPPKKYQDIYPLNFDNDRNGIYAEMLRVVLLWVEHGVKIFRVDNPHTKPTDFWHWLIWEVKKVHPDVLFLAEAFTRPAMMHHLAEIGFTQSYTYFTWRTAKWEIEEYGRELVESGHYMRPNFFVNTPDILHASLQYGGPAMFAIRAVLASMMSPTWGVYSGFELYEHVAVRPGSEEYLDSEKYQLRPRDWKQAEAEGRTLAPFLGRLNELRRAHPALQRLRNLRFHHVDNDAILCFSKQQGADTVLVVCTLDPHNTHWGNTALDMPALGLDWHDRFRVVDELTGASFDWGQHNAVRLDPYQQVAHVFSIHSQTS, encoded by the coding sequence ATGACCGGACGCTTCGCGATCGAAGACATCACCCCCGTCGTGGCTGCTGGTTCGTATCCAGCGCGCGCCGTCGTGGGTGAATTGATGCCCGTCTCCGCCACGGTGTTCCGCGAGGGACACGACGCCGTGGGCGCGAACGTGGTGTGGACCGCGCCCGACGGGCGGCGAACACCGTTCACGCCGATGGTCAAGGGCGAGAACGACCGGTGGCACGCCTCGGTCGTTCCCGACGCTCCCGGCCGGTGGACGTTCGTCGTCGAGGCCTGGGGCGACCCGTTCGAGACCTGGCACCACGCGGTCGAGGTGAAGGTCGCGGCCGGCCAGTCGGCGGTCGAGCTCGCCAACGACCTCGAGACCGGGGCCCGGCTCTTCCTCAAGGCCGGCCGGTTCGCACCGCGCCAGCGCCGGGACGAGCTGTTCGAGGCCGCGGCCGCACTGCGTGACACGACCAAGCCGCTGGCCGAGCGGGTCGAGCTCGGGCTGTCGCTGGGGCCGGCGATGGCCGAGCGTCCGGTGCGTGACCTGGTGACCCGCTCACCCGCGTTCAGCGTCTGGGTCGACCGCGAGCGCGCGCTCTACGGCTCCTGGTACGAGTTCTTCCCCCGGTCGGAGGGCGCGGTCGTCCCCGACGCGGGCACCGACGCCGTCGGCCCGCCGGTGCACGGCACGTTCCGCACCGCCGCGCGTCGCCTGCCGGCGATCGCCGACATGGCCTTCGACGTCGTCTACCTGCCGCCGATCCACCCGATCGGCCGGGTCAACCGCAAGGGCAAGAACAACACGCTCACCCCGACGCCCGACGACGTCGGTTCGCCGTGGGCGATCGGTGCCTCCGAGGGCGGCCACGACGCCATCCACCCCCAGCTGGGGACGTTCGACGACTTCGACGCGTTCGTGGCCCGTACGCGCGAGCTGGGCATGGAGGTCGCGCTCGACCTGGCGCTGCAGTGCGCGCCCGACCACCCCTGGGTCACCGAGCACCCGGAGTGGTTCACGACGCTGCCCGACGGGACGATCGCCTACGCCGAGAATCCGCCCAAGAAGTACCAGGACATCTACCCGCTGAACTTCGACAACGACCGGAACGGCATCTACGCCGAGATGCTCCGGGTCGTGCTGCTGTGGGTCGAGCACGGCGTGAAGATCTTCCGCGTCGACAACCCCCACACCAAGCCGACCGACTTCTGGCACTGGCTGATCTGGGAGGTCAAGAAGGTCCACCCGGACGTGCTGTTCCTCGCCGAGGCGTTCACCCGGCCGGCGATGATGCACCACCTGGCCGAGATCGGGTTCACCCAGTCGTACACGTACTTCACCTGGCGCACGGCCAAGTGGGAGATCGAGGAGTACGGGCGCGAGCTCGTCGAGTCCGGGCACTACATGCGCCCGAACTTCTTCGTGAACACCCCCGACATCCTGCACGCGTCGCTGCAGTACGGCGGTCCGGCGATGTTCGCGATCCGGGCCGTGCTGGCCAGCATGATGTCGCCGACCTGGGGCGTCTACTCCGGCTTCGAGCTCTACGAGCACGTCGCCGTGCGTCCGGGGTCGGAGGAATACCTCGACTCGGAGAAGTACCAGCTCCGTCCGCGGGACTGGAAGCAGGCCGAAGCGGAAGGGCGTACGCTGGCGCCGTTCCTGGGTCGGCTCAACGAGTTGCGCCGAGCTCACCCGGCGCTGCAGAGGCTCCGGAACCTGCGTTTCCACCACGTCGACAACGACGCGATTTTGTGTTTCTCCAAGCAGCAGGGGGCCGACACGGTCCTGGTGGTGTGCACGCTCGACCCGCACAACACGCACTGGGGTAACACCGCGCTCGACATGCCCGCTCTCGGGCTCGACTGGCACGACCGGTTCCGGGTAGTCGACGAGCTCACCGGGGCAAGCTTCGACTGGGGACAGCACAACGCCGTCCGACTCGACCCGTATCAGCAGGTCGCGCACGTGTTCTCGATCCACAGCCAGACGTCCTGA
- the glgP gene encoding alpha-glucan family phosphorylase, translating to MRALRRFTVRAKLPEPLAPLGELVMNLRWSWNPPTVDLFSSVDPRVWEQVRQDPVRLLGEVSGQRLEALAADPDFLGRLRDAHADLQRYLTEPRWYQEHAQAEADAGKPLPASIAYFSPEFGITEVLPQYSGGLGILAGDHLKAASDLGAPIVGVGLLYRSGYFSQALTADGWQAEHYPPLDPHGLPLQRLTGADGAPLRISVNLPEHRTLHAHIWKAQVGRVPLLLLDSDIEDNGPAERGVTDRLYGGGADHRLLQEILLGIGGVRALRAYAELTGEPAPEVFHTNEGHAGFLGVERIRELVQGTGLTFDQALSAVRAGTVFTTHTPVPAGIDRFSRDLIAHVFGAGVLADVPDIPIERLLGLGAEDDPGVFNMAHMGLRLGQRANGVSKLHGIVSRDMFKGLWPGFENSEVPITSVTNGVHAPTWVARETAAIGSGAVNDDLWAAIGQAPNQQLWETRRALRSKLVEEVRRRLRASSLRRGHTDAELGWIDSVFDPDVLTIGFARRVPSYKRLTLMLRDPDRLRALLLDPDRPLQIVIAGKSHPADEGGKMLIQQMVRFTDDPAVRNRIVFLPDYDIGMARYLYWGCDVWLNNPLRPLEACGTSGMKASLNGGLNLSIRDGWWDEMYDGQNGWAIPTADGVIDPDRRDDLEAAAFYDLLSTHVRTLFYERGDDGVPARWLEMVRHTLSSLGPKLTATRMVAEYVDRLYAPAARSSARVLADNFAGARELASWRADVAQHWTGVKVAHVESSGIGDTPELGATVNIRAEVNLGGLAPEAVAVQACYGTVDSDDVLHEVATVPMRPLGNGGDTYRYEADIPLEQAGPFGYTVRVLPHHELLTDPVELGLVTTA from the coding sequence GTGAGAGCCCTACGTCGTTTTACCGTGCGGGCCAAGCTGCCCGAACCGCTGGCCCCGCTCGGTGAGCTCGTGATGAATTTGCGGTGGTCGTGGAACCCACCCACGGTTGATCTTTTCTCTTCCGTGGATCCCAGAGTCTGGGAACAGGTGCGCCAGGACCCGGTCCGTCTACTGGGGGAGGTCTCCGGTCAGCGACTGGAGGCGCTCGCCGCGGACCCGGACTTCCTCGGCCGCCTGCGGGACGCCCACGCCGACCTGCAGCGCTATCTCACCGAGCCACGCTGGTACCAGGAGCACGCCCAGGCCGAAGCCGACGCCGGGAAGCCGCTGCCCGCGTCGATCGCCTACTTTTCCCCGGAGTTCGGCATCACCGAAGTGCTGCCGCAGTACTCCGGCGGTCTGGGAATCCTGGCCGGCGACCACCTCAAAGCCGCCAGCGACCTGGGTGCGCCGATCGTCGGGGTCGGCCTCCTGTATCGATCCGGATACTTCAGTCAGGCGCTCACCGCCGACGGCTGGCAGGCCGAGCACTACCCGCCGCTCGACCCGCACGGCCTGCCGCTGCAGCGGCTGACCGGCGCCGACGGCGCTCCGCTGCGGATCTCGGTGAACCTGCCCGAGCACCGCACGCTGCACGCGCACATCTGGAAGGCGCAGGTCGGCCGGGTCCCGCTGCTGCTGCTCGACTCCGACATCGAAGACAACGGCCCGGCCGAGCGCGGGGTCACCGACCGCCTGTACGGCGGCGGCGCCGACCACCGGCTGCTGCAGGAGATCCTGCTCGGCATCGGGGGCGTCCGGGCGCTGCGCGCGTACGCCGAGCTGACCGGCGAGCCCGCACCCGAGGTCTTCCACACCAACGAGGGCCACGCCGGCTTCCTCGGGGTGGAGCGCATCCGCGAGCTCGTCCAGGGCACCGGCCTGACGTTCGACCAGGCGCTGTCGGCGGTGCGGGCGGGCACGGTGTTCACCACGCACACACCGGTGCCGGCCGGCATCGACCGGTTCTCCCGTGACCTGATCGCGCACGTGTTCGGCGCGGGTGTTCTGGCCGACGTGCCCGACATCCCGATCGAGCGGCTGCTCGGGCTGGGTGCCGAAGACGACCCGGGCGTGTTCAACATGGCCCACATGGGCCTGCGGCTGGGCCAGCGCGCCAACGGCGTCAGCAAGCTGCACGGGATCGTCAGCCGGGACATGTTCAAGGGGCTCTGGCCGGGCTTCGAGAACTCCGAGGTGCCGATCACGTCGGTCACCAACGGCGTCCACGCGCCGACCTGGGTGGCCCGCGAGACCGCGGCGATCGGGTCGGGCGCGGTGAACGACGACCTCTGGGCGGCGATCGGCCAGGCGCCGAACCAGCAGCTCTGGGAGACCCGCCGGGCGCTGCGCAGCAAGCTGGTCGAGGAGGTCCGCCGCCGGCTGCGGGCCTCGTCGCTACGGCGCGGGCACACCGACGCCGAGCTCGGCTGGATCGACTCGGTGTTCGACCCGGACGTGCTGACGATCGGGTTCGCCCGCCGGGTGCCGTCGTACAAGCGTCTGACGCTGATGCTGCGCGACCCCGACCGGCTGCGCGCGCTGCTGCTGGACCCCGACCGTCCTCTGCAGATCGTCATCGCCGGGAAGAGCCACCCGGCCGACGAGGGCGGCAAGATGCTGATCCAGCAGATGGTGCGGTTCACCGACGACCCGGCCGTGCGCAACCGGATCGTGTTCCTGCCCGACTACGACATCGGCATGGCCCGGTACCTGTACTGGGGCTGCGACGTCTGGCTGAACAACCCGCTGCGTCCGCTCGAGGCCTGCGGGACGTCGGGCATGAAGGCGTCGCTCAACGGTGGCCTCAACCTGTCCATCCGGGACGGGTGGTGGGACGAGATGTACGACGGCCAGAACGGCTGGGCGATCCCCACCGCCGACGGCGTCATCGACCCGGACCGGCGCGACGACCTGGAGGCGGCGGCGTTCTACGACCTGCTGTCCACCCACGTCCGGACGCTGTTCTACGAGCGCGGCGACGACGGCGTCCCGGCCCGCTGGCTGGAGATGGTGCGCCACACGCTCAGCTCGCTCGGCCCGAAGCTCACCGCGACGCGGATGGTGGCCGAGTACGTCGACCGGCTGTACGCGCCGGCCGCACGGAGCTCGGCCCGGGTGCTCGCGGACAATTTCGCGGGCGCGCGCGAGCTGGCCTCCTGGCGGGCCGACGTCGCGCAGCACTGGACCGGCGTCAAGGTGGCGCACGTGGAGTCGTCGGGGATCGGCGACACGCCCGAGCTCGGCGCGACCGTCAACATCCGGGCCGAGGTCAACCTCGGCGGGCTGGCGCCCGAGGCGGTGGCGGTCCAGGCCTGCTACGGCACGGTGGACTCCGACGACGTCCTGCACGAAGTCGCCACCGTACCGATGCGTCCGCTGGGCAACGGGGGAGACACCTACCGGTACGAAGCCGACATCCCGCTGGAGCAGGCCGGTCCGTTCGGGTACACCGTGCGTGTCCTTCCGCACCACGAGTTGTTGACCGATCCGGTCGAGCTCGGTCTAGTCACGACCGCCTAG